A single region of the Candidatus Melainabacteria bacterium genome encodes:
- a CDS encoding DUF58 domain-containing protein has translation MQTLLKGFWSKYQFRSKFVATPEGEEWGLKALRIGFRDSPNTKIALYLEQRVFIAALLVPLLYVFAGETTNQWFYLIAAGVISAIVLGVIMPLFQVLDVTTQCSLPNNSMDGDSVLLKITLERRKHSKLFSLFFPIKWLLVRANLVANNGKSSVLKPMLVEHVGHESWVYAATSPLRRGVYHLYGVEIYSCFPLGLAWWSRTFELKSETEEDSRPTIVVYPRMVPIEGNFLYKIRSATDSPMGLVASRKPTNVVSSSVRGVREFLHGDSPRLVHWASSARVGRLLVREFEAEGLPGYDILLNLRANWVNREQFELAVSIVHSLMNLGFKLGGAPDLLVVPSLDGENKYLPYFMKDMPNLPPGLHRSGHLLARVEPLKQGKASSSQATNLGESTHAALLTIRPTTSETADSNTVIETVDLAVIPRTWEAALAQEAQSIKEAHMPVHEGGIVNRRGSGKSTGRVITVIERLEEVVRL, from the coding sequence ATGCAGACCTTATTGAAAGGGTTCTGGAGCAAGTACCAGTTCCGGTCTAAATTTGTTGCCACACCTGAGGGCGAAGAGTGGGGGCTGAAGGCCCTTCGCATCGGTTTTCGAGATAGTCCAAATACAAAGATTGCACTCTATTTAGAACAACGCGTCTTCATTGCTGCTCTTCTCGTGCCTTTGCTTTATGTTTTTGCCGGTGAGACGACCAATCAGTGGTTTTACCTTATTGCCGCCGGTGTGATTTCGGCCATAGTGCTTGGCGTGATCATGCCGCTTTTCCAGGTTCTGGACGTAACTACCCAGTGCTCGCTTCCGAACAATTCTATGGACGGCGACAGTGTGCTCTTAAAAATTACTCTGGAGCGACGCAAGCACAGCAAATTATTTTCTCTGTTCTTTCCGATCAAATGGCTGCTCGTGCGGGCTAATCTCGTTGCTAACAACGGCAAAAGCAGCGTCTTGAAGCCCATGCTCGTCGAGCACGTGGGGCATGAGTCGTGGGTCTATGCTGCCACATCACCGCTCCGCAGAGGCGTCTATCATCTCTATGGTGTGGAGATTTATTCTTGTTTCCCACTGGGGTTGGCCTGGTGGTCTCGTACTTTTGAACTGAAAAGTGAGACTGAAGAAGACAGTCGCCCAACCATTGTCGTTTATCCTCGCATGGTTCCTATCGAAGGCAACTTTCTCTACAAAATCAGGTCGGCAACTGACTCTCCAATGGGCTTGGTGGCCAGTCGTAAGCCTACCAATGTGGTATCGTCTTCGGTGCGCGGTGTGCGTGAATTCTTGCACGGCGACAGTCCTCGCCTGGTGCACTGGGCCTCTAGTGCCAGGGTCGGCAGGCTGTTGGTGCGCGAGTTCGAGGCAGAAGGACTGCCCGGATACGACATCTTGCTCAACTTGCGTGCCAACTGGGTAAATCGTGAGCAATTCGAGCTGGCTGTATCGATTGTTCATTCTTTGATGAATCTGGGCTTCAAGTTAGGTGGCGCTCCAGACCTGCTGGTTGTTCCGTCGCTCGACGGCGAAAACAAGTATCTGCCTTACTTTATGAAAGACATGCCTAATTTGCCACCGGGATTGCACCGCTCCGGTCATTTGCTCGCCCGTGTCGAGCCCCTCAAGCAGGGCAAGGCATCTTCGTCTCAAGCCACGAATCTCGGTGAGAGCACCCACGCGGCGCTTTTAACTATTCGCCCGACCACAAGTGAAACTGCCGACTCCAATACAGTTATTGAAACAGTAGACCTGGCTGTGATTCCGCGAACCTGGGAAGCCGCGCTTGCCCAGGAAGCGCAGAGCATAAAAGAGGCGCACATGCCGGTGCACGAAGGCGGTATCGTCAACCGACGCGGCTCCGGAAAATCTACGGGACGTGTTATAACCGTGATCGAGCGCTTAGAGGAAGTTGTTCGCTTATGA
- a CDS encoding MoxR family ATPase, which produces MEQPTATKTQAEATSPTRLAELSGKAQSLLNNINSVLVGQQQAVRLAVIAFLSGGHVLIEDVPGVGKTLMAKTLAMSVTATFKRVQCTPDLLPSDVCGVSIFEQKEGTFKFIPGPIFTNILLADEINRATPRTQSSLLEAMEENQVTTDGATRKLPELFFVIATENPIEYHGTFPLPEAQLDRFMLSLSLGYPKFEQEVEILDKTLDERAFQVEPVLSESEVVECRSAVKNIFVEPSIKRYIVNIVSSTRKHPQIVLGVSPRGSQLLMRAAQAVAFLDGRNFVRPEDVKALSPFVLGHRVIPKVRDNRVSHADLIERVLEQVPVPV; this is translated from the coding sequence ATGGAGCAACCGACTGCGACAAAGACGCAAGCAGAGGCGACCTCTCCGACACGATTAGCCGAACTTAGCGGCAAGGCTCAGTCACTTCTTAACAACATCAACAGTGTTCTTGTCGGTCAGCAGCAAGCGGTGCGGCTGGCTGTAATCGCGTTTTTGTCTGGTGGTCATGTTTTGATCGAAGACGTGCCGGGTGTCGGTAAGACGCTCATGGCTAAGACGCTCGCCATGTCTGTTACCGCCACATTCAAGCGGGTGCAGTGTACACCTGACTTGTTGCCTTCCGATGTATGCGGCGTCAGTATCTTCGAGCAGAAGGAAGGTACCTTCAAATTTATTCCCGGTCCGATTTTTACCAACATATTGCTGGCAGACGAAATCAACCGCGCCACGCCTCGTACTCAGTCAAGTTTGCTGGAGGCGATGGAAGAAAATCAGGTCACCACAGACGGTGCGACTCGAAAATTGCCGGAACTATTTTTTGTCATCGCGACAGAAAACCCAATTGAATATCACGGCACTTTCCCGTTGCCTGAAGCTCAGTTAGACCGGTTCATGCTCTCGCTTTCGCTGGGCTATCCCAAGTTCGAACAAGAAGTGGAGATTCTCGACAAGACGCTCGATGAGCGCGCTTTTCAGGTCGAACCAGTATTGTCTGAGTCTGAAGTGGTCGAATGCCGTAGTGCCGTGAAGAATATCTTTGTTGAGCCATCTATCAAGAGATATATCGTCAACATCGTCAGTTCAACGAGAAAGCATCCTCAAATTGTTCTGGGCGTGAGCCCCCGCGGCAGCCAGTTGCTGATGCGTGCCGCGCAAGCGGTAGCATTTCTGGACGGAAGAAATTTCGTTCGCCCGGAGGACGTAAAGGCTCTCAGTCCATTTGTTTTGGGACACAGAGTCATTCCTAAAGTGAGAGATAATAGGGTTAGTCATGCAGACCTTATTGAAAGGGTTCTGGAGCAAGTACCAGTTCCGGTCTAA
- the glyQ gene encoding glycine--tRNA ligase subunit alpha codes for MQEAVRLRAEEAVGQKFLSFQKVIQTLNDFWGDRGCAVMQTFDLEKGASTMSPGTFLRVLGPEPWNMACADACRRPTDGRYGENPNRLQHYFQYQVILKPSPDDVQDVYLDSLRALGINPLKHDIRFVEDNWASPTLGAWGVGWEVWLDGLEVTQFTYFQQAGGLEVKPVAAEITYGLERLSMYLQNVDNVYDLKWNDHIKYGELYHKNEVEQSTYNFEESNPDLLKQLFSLHQEEAQRLIGKKLIMPGYEQILKCSHYFNLLDARGVLGRDERMANIIKISKLSEKIARGYLEQRIEMGFPLLDESVRAETVKTYREKYLSAEEK; via the coding sequence ATGCAAGAAGCAGTGCGCTTGCGAGCCGAAGAAGCCGTTGGTCAGAAATTTCTATCGTTTCAAAAGGTAATTCAGACCCTGAATGACTTCTGGGGCGACCGCGGCTGCGCAGTGATGCAGACATTCGACCTGGAGAAAGGGGCCTCGACCATGAGCCCCGGCACTTTTCTGCGTGTGCTCGGTCCCGAACCCTGGAACATGGCCTGCGCCGACGCCTGTCGGCGCCCCACCGATGGTCGATACGGCGAGAATCCGAACCGATTGCAGCATTACTTTCAATATCAGGTGATCCTCAAACCCTCTCCAGATGACGTACAAGACGTCTACCTGGACAGCTTGAGAGCCCTCGGAATCAATCCGCTCAAACATGACATCCGTTTCGTCGAAGATAACTGGGCTTCCCCTACACTGGGTGCCTGGGGTGTCGGCTGGGAAGTCTGGCTGGATGGGCTGGAAGTGACACAATTCACTTACTTCCAACAAGCCGGAGGTTTAGAGGTCAAACCAGTTGCCGCAGAAATAACATATGGATTGGAACGCCTTTCAATGTATTTGCAGAACGTCGACAACGTTTACGACCTGAAGTGGAACGACCACATCAAATATGGTGAGCTCTATCACAAAAACGAAGTCGAACAATCGACCTACAACTTTGAAGAAAGCAACCCTGATTTGCTCAAGCAGCTCTTCAGTCTGCACCAGGAAGAAGCCCAACGCCTGATCGGCAAGAAGCTGATTATGCCTGGCTACGAGCAGATTCTGAAGTGCTCTCACTACTTCAACTTGTTGGATGCGCGTGGCGTCTTGGGTAGAGACGAACGCATGGCAAACATCATAAAAATCAGCAAATTGTCAGAGAAGATAGCCCGTGGATATCTGGAACAGCGTATCGAAATGGGCTTTCCGCTCCTGGACGAATCAGTTAGAGCAGAGACAGTCAAAACTTATCGCGAGAAATATTTGTCCGCGGAAGAAAAGTAA
- a CDS encoding ROK family protein → MPDKFAVGVDFGGTKISAGVVSLETGRLVSAAKKKTRQVQEETDVVKRIISVIDDCLNDANVDMKKVVGIGVGAAGMVNRQKGILLAAVNIGANDLPLTEPLSKYYGVPSKLGNDVEVATLGELTFGAGQGCDDFVCIFVGTGIGSGIVRNGKIIRGATGTAGEIGHMILFPDGKQCGCGAFGCLEAYASRTAVAKNILVDLQRGLDSSIRDKVDMQKGILRSKAISQAIQAGDELVTRAVVDCAQFMGVGLASVVNFYNPQRIILGGGLVEAVDLYLEVAEKEAKRRCLKIPSKKLEVVKADLGDYAGIIGAALLCAN, encoded by the coding sequence ATGCCAGACAAATTCGCTGTCGGAGTCGATTTTGGCGGAACCAAAATTTCAGCAGGCGTGGTCAGCTTAGAGACCGGACGCCTGGTGAGCGCCGCCAAGAAAAAAACTCGTCAAGTCCAGGAAGAAACCGACGTGGTCAAGAGAATCATCTCAGTGATCGATGATTGCTTGAATGACGCCAACGTCGATATGAAGAAAGTGGTTGGCATCGGCGTTGGTGCCGCCGGCATGGTCAACAGACAGAAAGGTATTCTTTTGGCAGCCGTCAATATAGGTGCCAATGATTTACCGCTGACTGAGCCGCTCTCCAAGTACTACGGCGTTCCGAGCAAGTTAGGAAACGATGTTGAAGTGGCTACTCTCGGAGAACTGACTTTCGGGGCCGGACAAGGCTGCGACGATTTCGTCTGCATTTTTGTTGGCACTGGTATCGGATCTGGTATCGTTCGAAATGGCAAGATCATTCGCGGTGCTACCGGCACTGCCGGCGAAATAGGGCACATGATCTTGTTTCCAGACGGCAAACAATGCGGTTGCGGCGCCTTCGGCTGCCTGGAGGCTTACGCATCACGTACGGCTGTCGCCAAGAACATTCTTGTCGATTTACAACGTGGACTTGATTCGTCCATCCGAGACAAAGTCGATATGCAAAAAGGAATTTTGCGTTCAAAAGCAATTTCTCAGGCAATTCAAGCAGGTGACGAACTTGTCACCCGTGCGGTCGTAGACTGCGCCCAGTTCATGGGAGTAGGGCTGGCTAGCGTCGTCAATTTCTACAATCCACAGCGAATCATTCTTGGTGGCGGGCTGGTAGAGGCTGTCGACTTGTATTTAGAAGTTGCAGAGAAAGAAGCAAAACGACGCTGTTTGAAAATTCCTTCCAAAAAACTTGAAGTAGTGAAGGCCGATCTCGGCGACTATGCAGGCATCATCGGCGCTGCACTGCTTTGCGCAAACTGA
- a CDS encoding glycosyltransferase family 39 protein — protein sequence MQNQAVETPSQPNAARNWSRNDYVALMAICAAAAMVVLPGLGTFGIIDPSDGLYAEGAREMMELKNYITPHFNYLPFYEKPILLYWMMIASYSIFGVQEWAARLPSALCAISTCGVVFALSRFFIARNAAVYSALILISCPLFAAVGMLALTDMPLCFFLTTTMLIFLRRLSGDNSKLIWAGYVSLGCAVLTKGPLPIALTVMVFAVYLLLISGDNLKKPAWYWQKFQQLEPAIGIPIVLIIALPWFVIESVVTNGEFFQEFFIRQNLGRLGGMVNHVMPFWFYFPVLLVGTIPWVAFQFLVPEMLRKLLERRSIAFPANALALFCLCWSVVVFVFLTIVKTKLATYILPVVPPIALTVGILFDRWELVKPRTRLFSAGALMASLLFIGAGILPMISDHLPQKLTDGRITLLEIGAVLLAIGWIEFSYRIWRDQINQAFKTVLSFSVAAMAIIIPTAISVVDKEDDQPLRQLIFQARDAHARLSVFARTCTAAPFYLRESVPMITNEQEYQAFVHDSDRPHWILASKDVVPQLLVHPGEIKLVGKKGKWSMFSLQ from the coding sequence GTGCAAAACCAGGCAGTTGAAACTCCTTCTCAGCCCAATGCTGCGCGCAACTGGTCTCGCAACGACTATGTGGCGCTAATGGCCATCTGCGCGGCAGCAGCCATGGTTGTTCTGCCGGGACTCGGCACTTTTGGCATTATCGATCCCAGTGATGGACTCTACGCAGAAGGCGCGCGCGAAATGATGGAGTTGAAAAACTACATCACACCTCATTTCAACTATCTGCCCTTCTACGAAAAACCAATCTTGCTCTACTGGATGATGATCGCGTCCTATTCGATTTTTGGGGTTCAGGAGTGGGCGGCGCGGCTGCCCTCGGCGCTTTGCGCCATCAGCACGTGCGGGGTCGTATTCGCGCTCTCGCGATTTTTCATTGCCCGCAATGCGGCTGTTTATTCCGCGCTGATCCTGATCTCTTGCCCGCTCTTTGCGGCAGTTGGTATGCTTGCGCTCACCGACATGCCTCTTTGCTTTTTCCTCACCACGACAATGCTCATATTCCTGCGAAGATTGAGCGGCGACAATTCGAAATTGATCTGGGCCGGTTATGTCAGCCTGGGATGCGCAGTTCTTACCAAGGGACCTCTGCCGATAGCGCTGACAGTCATGGTCTTCGCAGTCTATCTCTTGCTTATTAGCGGTGACAATTTAAAGAAACCAGCCTGGTATTGGCAAAAATTTCAACAATTAGAACCCGCCATAGGCATTCCGATCGTGCTGATTATTGCGCTGCCCTGGTTCGTCATAGAGAGCGTAGTCACCAACGGTGAATTTTTTCAGGAGTTCTTCATCAGACAGAACCTCGGGCGATTAGGAGGAATGGTCAATCATGTAATGCCATTCTGGTTTTACTTTCCAGTCTTGCTGGTCGGAACCATTCCATGGGTGGCATTTCAATTCCTCGTGCCCGAGATGCTAAGAAAGCTCCTGGAGAGGAGATCAATTGCTTTTCCGGCAAACGCACTGGCGCTCTTCTGTCTTTGCTGGAGCGTCGTAGTCTTTGTTTTTCTGACCATAGTCAAAACCAAGCTTGCCACCTACATACTACCGGTGGTACCACCAATTGCTCTGACCGTGGGTATACTTTTCGACCGCTGGGAATTGGTAAAACCGCGCACACGCTTGTTTTCCGCTGGTGCTTTGATGGCATCGCTGCTTTTCATCGGCGCCGGAATACTGCCTATGATTTCCGATCATCTGCCGCAAAAACTTACAGATGGACGAATTACACTTCTGGAAATCGGCGCGGTGCTACTGGCGATCGGATGGATTGAATTCAGCTATAGAATCTGGCGCGACCAGATCAATCAAGCCTTCAAAACGGTACTCTCATTTTCAGTTGCAGCTATGGCAATAATCATTCCGACCGCCATCTCGGTCGTCGACAAAGAAGACGATCAGCCCCTTCGTCAACTCATATTTCAAGCACGAGATGCCCATGCCCGCCTTTCCGTCTTCGCGAGAACCTGTACAGCGGCGCCTTTCTATCTAAGGGAAAGTGTACCGATGATAACGAACGAACAAGAATATCAAGCCTTTGTACACGATAGCGACCGACCACACTGGATACTCGCAAGCAAAGATGTGGTGCCGCAGTTACTTGTTCACCCGGGCGAAATCAAACTGGTCGGAAAGAAAGGCAAGTGGTCGATGTTCTCGTTGCAGTGA
- a CDS encoding hydrolase, with protein MPKYSKLSKENAAVLLIDHQAGLLSLVRDFQPDEFKNNVLALADIAKFFNLPTILTTSFDQGPNGPIVPELKAMFPDAPYIARPGQINCWDNADFVDAVKKTGRKQLIMAGVVTDVCVAFPALSALEEGFEVFVVTDASGTFNTTVRDAAWSRMTANGAQLMNWFSVACELHRDWRNDIEGLGNLLSNHLPAYANLMQSFGTKK; from the coding sequence ATGCCAAAGTACAGCAAATTGTCTAAAGAGAACGCCGCCGTGTTGCTCATCGACCACCAGGCAGGGCTGCTATCTTTAGTGCGAGACTTTCAACCTGATGAGTTCAAAAATAATGTCCTGGCGTTAGCTGATATTGCTAAGTTTTTCAATTTGCCAACCATTCTGACAACAAGCTTTGATCAGGGACCAAACGGTCCAATCGTGCCAGAACTGAAGGCGATGTTCCCAGATGCCCCCTACATCGCCAGACCCGGGCAGATAAACTGCTGGGACAACGCCGATTTCGTTGACGCGGTAAAGAAAACCGGTCGCAAGCAATTGATCATGGCGGGCGTTGTCACTGACGTTTGCGTTGCATTTCCGGCGCTGTCAGCGCTTGAAGAAGGATTCGAAGTTTTCGTCGTCACCGACGCATCAGGTACATTCAACACGACGGTCAGAGATGCAGCATGGAGCCGCATGACGGCTAATGGTGCTCAACTGATGAATTGGTTCAGCGTTGCATGTGAATTGCATAGAGACTGGCGCAATGACATCGAAGGACTCGGCAACTTGCTTTCAAATCATCTGCCCGCATACGCGAACCTGATGCAAAGCTTCGGCACAAAAAAATAG
- a CDS encoding TIGR01212 family radical SAM protein, with protein MNTLLDTEVIETDSPRYRTFNNYLKEYFGTRVYRVPIDAGFTCPNRDGVRAFGGCTFCDEKGSGAPTIDQTLNVREQLSTGIERIIGRYKAKKFLGYFQAFTNTYAPEGVLRSLYDVCFEFEDVVGLCIGTRPDCMPDNILDLLAEYDRKTFVWLEVGLQSIHNRTLDLINRGHTSEEFFDALERAKKRNLKVATHLIFGLPGETEEEMFETVQKIANSPVDGVKIHQLCVYKGTPLESELERGKLKFLEEEKYVQMVCDALEMLPPNQVIMRLVAEGSRKDVIGPEWCFDKRHTMDLIDKEMARRGTSQGSRFKPA; from the coding sequence ATGAACACGTTACTCGACACTGAAGTCATCGAAACCGACTCGCCAAGATATCGAACTTTCAATAATTACTTGAAGGAATATTTCGGAACGCGAGTTTATCGAGTGCCTATCGACGCAGGCTTTACTTGCCCCAATCGCGACGGTGTTCGTGCTTTTGGCGGTTGTACGTTCTGTGACGAGAAGGGGTCGGGCGCGCCAACGATCGACCAGACCCTCAATGTCAGGGAACAGCTGAGTACGGGAATAGAGCGCATTATCGGGCGATACAAGGCGAAAAAATTTCTCGGTTACTTCCAGGCCTTCACAAACACTTACGCACCAGAAGGAGTGTTGCGCAGTCTTTACGATGTTTGCTTCGAGTTCGAGGACGTTGTTGGATTGTGTATCGGCACTCGACCCGATTGCATGCCTGACAACATCCTTGATCTGTTGGCGGAATACGACAGAAAAACCTTTGTCTGGTTGGAAGTGGGTTTGCAGTCGATTCACAACCGAACCCTTGACCTTATCAATCGAGGTCATACTTCAGAAGAGTTTTTCGATGCCCTTGAGCGAGCTAAGAAGCGCAACCTGAAAGTAGCAACACATTTGATTTTTGGACTTCCGGGCGAAACTGAAGAAGAGATGTTCGAGACAGTTCAGAAGATTGCCAATTCGCCCGTAGACGGTGTGAAAATTCACCAGCTATGCGTCTACAAAGGAACACCTCTGGAAAGCGAGTTAGAGCGCGGCAAGCTGAAGTTCCTCGAAGAAGAGAAATATGTGCAGATGGTTTGCGATGCTCTGGAAATGTTGCCACCAAATCAGGTGATTATGCGACTTGTCGCTGAAGGTTCGCGCAAGGACGTAATTGGTCCGGAGTGGTGCTTTGATAAGCGTCACACGATGGATCTGATCGACAAAGAAATGGCGCGGCGCGGCACCAGCCAGGGCAGCCGGTTTAAGCCTGCTTGA
- a CDS encoding inositol monophosphatase: protein MAEIWQGELFFNSSPGGSGNSVKIWSSFRGPIVTSSTATFNRVEHLRKRFEVAQAVIREAGELANGYFKKLSSLTVKSKGSHDLVSEADLNTELLIKERFNTHFPDDAFFGEETGATALDTARGVWVVDPIDGTQPFLFSMPNWCISIAYVLDGVIEFGLIYNPPMDELFSGGRDFPATVNGEPVSPNAGTDFTAGLVSIGFSSRSPREFLFDSLTKLLDGKGMFFRSGSGALSLVYVACGRLLGHVEPHMWSWDCFGAIAIIEAAGGKVNKFDVPDALLKGVRVVAGPVAVHDQLETLVI from the coding sequence TTGGCAGAAATTTGGCAGGGCGAATTATTTTTCAACAGTTCGCCAGGGGGGAGCGGCAACTCTGTTAAAATCTGGTCTTCTTTCAGGGGACCTATCGTGACTTCATCCACAGCTACTTTTAATAGAGTCGAGCATTTGCGAAAGCGCTTCGAAGTTGCTCAAGCAGTTATCCGTGAGGCTGGAGAGCTTGCGAACGGATACTTCAAAAAGCTTTCCTCGCTGACTGTCAAAAGCAAAGGTTCACATGACCTGGTCAGTGAAGCAGATCTGAACACGGAGCTTCTGATCAAGGAGCGTTTTAATACACATTTTCCCGACGACGCATTTTTTGGAGAGGAGACCGGTGCCACTGCCCTCGATACGGCGCGCGGCGTCTGGGTTGTAGACCCGATAGACGGAACTCAGCCGTTCCTTTTCAGCATGCCGAATTGGTGCATTTCAATTGCCTACGTTCTCGATGGGGTTATTGAGTTTGGATTGATCTATAACCCACCTATGGACGAATTATTTTCGGGCGGCAGAGACTTTCCTGCCACCGTCAATGGTGAGCCGGTCTCGCCAAATGCCGGTACTGATTTTACCGCCGGTCTTGTCAGCATCGGCTTTTCCAGCAGGTCGCCGCGAGAGTTCCTCTTCGATTCGCTGACTAAACTTTTAGATGGTAAAGGCATGTTTTTCCGAAGTGGATCGGGTGCTCTTTCTCTGGTATATGTCGCCTGCGGTAGGCTGCTCGGACATGTCGAACCACACATGTGGTCCTGGGATTGCTTTGGCGCAATTGCAATAATCGAAGCCGCCGGTGGCAAAGTCAATAAGTTCGATGTTCCGGACGCATTGTTGAAGGGAGTACGCGTGGTCGCCGGTCCAGTGGCTGTGCACGACCAACTCGAAACTCTGGTTATTTAG
- a CDS encoding PLP-dependent aminotransferase family protein, with protein sequence MFKLEKVIELKTSFADIPIVLGVSEKPLFIELYEILRDAILDGRLEGGQVLPSTRDLARKLGVSRHTVLKSTKLLVTQGYLDSGDQSLRVFCRESSQADSVVDKDADCDFSPPPESGAVVSENLLSGFGRSLLFSDRNYRFPESQVSSPQEDLTPLEQWRRIMIEVIKESRHDGESDPLGHEPLREAISKYVNRFRSTRCKPSNVVVFSGPTSALEFIARLVIDRGDSIFMEDPGFKHARNVFAAYGAQIEAIGVENDGIDVHQLVHSEKNAKFVYVTPAHQNPTGATMSLEKRRQLLKWAARSNTAIIEDGYDSEYWHRRNRPVPAIQGLDDHGVVVYLASFWRVLLPVTRISFAVFPDSWMPLVTKYKEMLERDVNFLEQQVLTHFLERGLYERALRKNQRLLSHRRQQLVIALMKHFAQRISIATEDSGTNLIVTFKADCSAEEVLDAAESARLPLVSTASYYLSDPVDKQFLLPFANLQEGSIDSVIADFAGKFPVDTAAVVPQPAQKLSFHDPFRSFVTDFMR encoded by the coding sequence TTGTTCAAGTTGGAAAAGGTGATTGAGTTGAAAACTTCTTTTGCTGATATTCCGATTGTCCTCGGTGTTTCGGAAAAACCGCTGTTTATCGAGCTTTACGAGATTTTGCGTGATGCTATTTTGGACGGGCGATTGGAGGGCGGTCAGGTTTTGCCTTCAACGCGCGATCTGGCGAGAAAGCTCGGAGTCTCGCGTCATACGGTTTTGAAATCGACAAAATTGTTGGTGACGCAAGGCTATTTAGATTCAGGAGATCAGAGTCTACGTGTCTTTTGCAGAGAAAGTTCGCAAGCTGATTCTGTTGTAGATAAGGATGCTGACTGCGATTTTTCGCCTCCGCCTGAGTCGGGGGCTGTCGTGTCCGAGAACCTGCTTTCTGGGTTCGGGCGCTCTTTGCTTTTCTCAGACCGTAACTATCGATTCCCTGAATCGCAGGTTTCATCGCCTCAGGAAGATTTGACACCTCTTGAACAATGGCGCCGTATCATGATCGAAGTCATTAAGGAATCCAGGCATGATGGTGAGAGCGATCCGCTCGGGCATGAACCGTTGCGGGAGGCGATAAGCAAGTATGTAAATAGATTTCGCTCGACACGATGCAAGCCGTCAAATGTGGTGGTTTTTTCTGGACCAACTTCGGCGCTTGAATTTATTGCGCGATTAGTGATTGATCGAGGCGACTCCATTTTTATGGAGGATCCCGGCTTCAAGCATGCTCGAAATGTCTTCGCTGCTTATGGCGCGCAGATCGAAGCGATTGGCGTTGAGAATGACGGAATCGATGTTCACCAGCTTGTCCATAGTGAGAAAAACGCCAAATTCGTTTACGTCACTCCGGCCCATCAGAATCCGACAGGCGCAACGATGAGCCTCGAGAAGCGTCGGCAGCTGCTCAAGTGGGCTGCTCGTTCGAACACTGCAATTATTGAAGATGGCTATGACAGCGAGTACTGGCATCGTCGGAATCGCCCTGTACCTGCGATTCAGGGACTTGATGATCACGGGGTCGTTGTCTATCTTGCCTCGTTCTGGAGAGTTCTTCTGCCCGTTACGAGAATCAGCTTTGCAGTCTTTCCCGACAGTTGGATGCCGCTCGTCACTAAATACAAAGAAATGCTCGAGCGCGATGTCAACTTTCTCGAGCAGCAAGTTCTCACTCATTTCCTCGAACGCGGTCTGTACGAGCGGGCTTTGAGAAAGAATCAGCGCTTGCTGTCTCATCGTCGCCAGCAACTTGTGATTGCTTTGATGAAGCATTTTGCGCAGCGCATATCAATTGCTACAGAAGACAGTGGTACAAATCTGATCGTTACGTTCAAGGCTGACTGCAGCGCTGAAGAGGTTCTCGATGCGGCGGAGTCCGCTAGACTACCGCTTGTTTCGACAGCGAGCTATTACCTTTCGGATCCTGTGGACAAACAGTTCCTGCTGCCATTCGCGAATCTACAGGAAGGTTCGATTGATTCCGTCATTGCCGATTTCGCTGGAAAATTTCCCGTCGATACAGCAGCTGTCGTACCGCAACCAGCGCAAAAATTGAGCTTCCATGATCCTTTCAGAAGTTTCGTGACAGACTTTATGAGGTGA